CTCCCTGTCCGTTTTAGGTCGTGCCGATACCCCATACCGACCATTTCTATATTTCTAGAGGCGTTTTCATCCCTTTCTTGCTCAGTACCGCAACTCAAACAAAGTATTGAGCGAACAGAAAGGTCAATTTTTCCCCAACGAAAACCACAGTATGAGCATACTTGGCTAGTTGGTTGCCACCTATCTATTACTCTAAAATCGCGATTAAGTTTTTCTGATTTGGCAACGCATTGAGTTCTAAATTCTCGCCATCCTTGCAAGCTAATCACCCTAGATAGCCTACGGTTTTTGACCATCCCTGATACATTTAAATCTTCCAAAACAATTACTTGGTTGTCGTTAACTATTTTGGTTGACAGTTTATGTAAAAAGTCTTTTCTAGTATCAGAAATTTGGTTGTGTAATTTAGCAATTTTAACGCGAGTGTTATTTCTCCTTTTTGAGTCTTTTTGTTGTCGTGCTAACTTTCTCTGTAGTTTGCGAATTTTGCGGTCAGCTTTTGAATAGTTAGGACTGTTAAAATATAAACTGCTTGCACTTGGGCAAGATTATTCCATGCACTTTTGCAGCTTTGTACCAGTTGTTAAGCGCATCACAAGAGTCAGCATACTTTTGACAAAATTCGTGCAGCTTTTTACGACTGATGATGTGCATTATATCTAGCTCAATTGTGCCACGAGTTGATTCTCCAGAAGCGTGTCATTGGTTAACAAGTCTTCAACAGTGATTCGCAAAAAGCGTTGCTCATCAACTTGAAAAAGAATTTTGATGCGATCGCTTCCAGGATATCCAGTTGGTGTCAATTGGGCAATTGTCCTCGCGCCTTCTTGATCGTTGAGGGGTTTAACGCTGGTTTCGTTACCATCTAGACGGCGAGTAATTAAGCGATCGCCATCAAAATAAACTTCGGTATTCCCTGTCTCTGCTCCCAATTCTCCCATAATTAATTCAATGCTGGGCTGATTTTCTAAAGAAGCGCCTAAGACTAATTCTACTGGCTGACTCATCGGGTATGCCTGTCCAGCTTTAATTAAAGAATGCCATTTGTGACGCTGATTGCGGCGATCCCAGTAGCGGATACCATAACTATGGTAGAGAAAGTCTTTGATTTGTATCCCTTGAGCTAACTGTAATGCACCTTGAGCGATCGCTTCAAAGGGACGTTCGCAACGGATTTTTTCTGGCTCAAAATACTGTTTTATCCATGTCTGCACTGCTGGTAATTGCACTGTTCCACCAACTAACAAAACTGCATTAATATCAGGAAGTTCTATCCCTTGGCGTTTTGCTTGCTGTAACAGTGTTGCCATCGACTCATCTAGTAACTCAAAAAATGCGTGTTCTTTGAGGATATTATCAAAAGTGTCGCGGTTTAATTCCAATTCATAGCTTTCAAATGTTTCATCATCAAAATAAACTTCACTAGCTTGATTTTGGGTTGATAGCTGAATTTTCACCCGTTCAGCCAATCTTGTTGTCAACGGACTTACCGCCAATTCTTGAGTTTTGGCGAAGTAATCTACCAACCAATTATCAATATCAGTACCGCCCAGATTTTGCCCAGCTTTCGCCAGGACACGGGCAGTTTTGACTTTTTGTTTTGAATCTTCAGCCAAGGACTTATTACCCCATTTAAGGATAAATCCTAAAGGCTTTGTGGTTGCTTGCACACCTTGATCCAACCGGACAAGGGATAAATCCAAAGTACCACCACCGAAGTCAATCACCAAGAGAATTTCTTGATCTGCTAAACCATAACCCAAGGCGGCGGCTGTGGGTTCATCCAGCATCCGCACCTGTTCAACGGGGAGGGCTTGACAAACTTGACCCAGCCAGTGACGATAGGCTTCAAAACTGTCCACGGGAACGGTTAATATGAGAGAATCTAATCCACCTTGTAAGGGCGCTAGTTCTGCAATTACTTTGGTGAGGAACCATTGCCCTACTTGTTCAAAGGTGACAATTTGCCCATCTAGTTCCGGTAAATAACCTTGGATATCTGCACCAATACCCCGCTTGAAGCTGCGAAAAAATCTAGTTTCGCCTTTGAGGTCAAGACCGCGATCGCGTACTTGTTGCCCGACTAAGACTTGATTTTGGGCTGCGTCTTCAACATAAACCAAGCTGGGAATCAGTGGCGGATTGAGACTTTGTTTTATTGATAAGCCTGGTAGAGTCAGGGTTTCAGGCTGCTGGGTTACGGGGTTCCAACGAGCAATGACTGTGTTGCTAGTACCAAAATCAATTGCGATCGCCATATATTATATTTATAATCTCGCACGAAGAGGCTAAAGCTGCTGTATTTGTGATTATTCTCCATAACCCACCAAGAATGCAAATGCGCCCAGACGCAATCCTTCTACAGAATAAGCTACTAACTAATGCTTTCGTTCTGGTGCAGCTAGTTTTTATCTGTTCTTTGATGTCAAAATTAGTTCAGTCTGGCTTGTTTTGAAATCCGTCTAGTTATTTCAATTTCTTGCTTTATTTGATCTGCTTCGTCTTGATATTCCCCTGCTAGTTCTTCAAGATTATTCGCTACTGACAATACTTCTCGTGCTAACTGTTTCGTCTGTGCTGATTTCCGATCATATTTTTGAGAGACTTCTGTAATTTCAGAAAAAATATCTTTGTATTCTTCAGGTGGATCTTCCAACCAATCCTCAAATTCGCTTTGCGGTTTTTGAAGAATAGCAAGAGTTTTTTCCCAGGAGGTTTTAAGACGCATATCTAACGTCTTAATCTCCTGATTTTTTGCCTTGAGTTGTTTGGTATTGTTTACTCCAGCTAATTCGTAGACTTTAGCTTTTAGCTCTTGAAGTTTCATGATTACTGTCGAGCGTCCCTAATTTAGAGCTTATCGATTTGCTTATTTTAATTTCTGATAAAGTCTTTCATTCTCTTCACGAAGACGCTGACTCTCTTGAACTAACTTAGCAATTTGCTGTTTATGCTGTTCAATTAAAACTATCGCTTCGTCCCTTTGCTGCTTATACCGTTTGGTATGGGCAACTTTTCCACCTAAACTCTGATTATTCTTAGCTAATTCTTGTCTTCGTTTCTCAACCGCATTGTACTTCTTTTTAAGCTGCTCTAGTTCTGTAACCAGTTCAGTCTTAGCTCTATTATTCTCAGCTTCAGATCGTAAGGCTTCATTTTCAGCTTCTAGCGAGGAAACTCGTGCTTCTAATCTCTTAATTTCTTTGTCTTTGCCAAACAGTTTCTCTTGTAATGCTTTGAGCAGACCCAACAGCTTGGATTTTTGTTGATCTTGTTCATGACAAGCTGCTTCAAGCTCATTAGCGCGATCGCGCAGACGACCAGCCCGATTCTGTAGAACTTTAGCTGTACATTCGTACTTAATAATCGCAATAACCCTGCTACGCTCCGGTTCCTCCAGTCGTTGAACTTCGGGGCTACGCCAAAGTTCATCATAGTTGGTACAATCATGACGTAGATCCTGGGTTTTGACGTGTCCAGGGTCTGCAATTAACTCAGAGTTTTTCAGTCGAACTCGGTCATGCCAGTAGTCAAACAATGCCTTGCTGTCGTCCATGATTGTGCGATCGCTTGTAAAGTATCTATTTATCCTTAAACATAGAGTAACTGGAAGCTGACATATAGCCTTATTTACTTGGAACTACTTTAAGAAATCTTCACTTTGTTACATCATCTGCTATCTTCGCCATGATTTAGACGGGTTTTGATAAATGCTTACCCTGCAATTGAACTAAGAATTCTATTTTTGGGGAACGAGCTTAGGCAATACCTGCTCAAGGATTCGTTTTTGACCATTAGGGGTGAGAGCAACTTCATCCTCTGCGACAGGTCGAATATCTTTACTTTTGATTAGCCTAGATATAGCAACATTAACGTTTTTAGGATTTTGGCTGACAGCATGTTCACGTAGTTCAGCCCGACTCAAGCGATTATTGGCTGCATGATATAGCAGCAACAGAACTTCATCCGTTGCATAAATATCCCTTGCCAGAACTAGAGGTTTTCCATCCAATTCATGAATTACTGAATGTAAGGCGGATGACCCAATTAAGTACTTCGCTGCCAAAGAAAATCAAGATTTAGGAGTAGTTAAAGCCCTGCGAAAACCAGTCTCCAAGCTGGATTTATCCCCTTTTCCCGCTCCCTCTTGACAAAAGTGCAATTACTCTAACCTCTCACCGATGATCAAAGACTAATGCGGCGATTAGGAGGGTTAAACCTGAAAGATGAGATGCTTTATCCGGTGAGAACCCAATTAGACCGAGTTATTGTCTACACCGATCCGGTGGAAATGATGGCCAAGGGCAAATATCAAAGCCGAGGTACGCTATTTGAAAAACTAGATACACTTGAAGCAGCAATTATTAAAGGACAAGCAGTTGAGCTTTATCGCTGTCGTAATCCGTACAATCCCAACAAAACCAGATATGAGCAAGTTTATCCTTTACAATTGATTTATGCAGACATTGCTTGGTATTTGTTGCTGGAAGATTATAACAACGGTCATCTCTTAGTGTCACGTATTGATCGCTTTAGCGATCACTTCAATGTTCTGGATAGCAAAGGCCGCGGCTTAGATAGCCAATGGAAAAGCTTACATATCGCTCATCGGCTCTTAAAGGCAGGTTGTGGCTTGAAGTTGGGTTTAAGAGAAGAGCAACAAAAGGAAATCCGTGGAGAACTGGAGCTTGTAGAAGTGAAAGTTCGATTTTTCTCTGAAGTAATGGGATTTATCCAAGAGGGAGAAAAGCGACATCTTCACCAAGAAATCAAACTAGGGCCGAAGGGAAAAGATGGCAAACCTACTTACGTAGATTACATTGTTAAATTGCCTGAGCGATCGCTGGAGGAGTTTTGTCGCTGGGTGTACCGCTTTATGGGCAATGCTCAGTTCATCTGTCCTCAATATCTAGCTGAACAACATCAGAAATTTGCTCGTGCATTAATAGATCGGTATTCTTCCAAAGCTACATAAATAAATCAGGATTTTAGTACAGAAGTTGGGTCTAACCCGGAACTCCGGGTTAGTGGTAGGTATTTTACGGTCAATCTTCATGGCGTAACTGCCATGCTGCACCGAAAGCAGCCCCAGCCCCAGCTAATAATCCGGTACTCATTCCTTGGATAGTCTTTTGAATTGGGTCTTGGGTTAAACAGTCACTTGTCATCTTAGTGTCATCCAAACAGAGACTACTTTCTGCCCAACCAGCAGTACCTCCTAAAATTACACCAGCTATACTACAGGAAACAACTAGCAGCAAAAGACGTTGCGTTTTTCTAACCATAGATAGATGTGTCAAAGATTAGATATAGTGATTGACTCTCAATTACTTTACACATTATTGCTAGCAAATGTCAGCTGGTTTCAATATAATTGGCTGCTATCCAAAACGTAGACAAGTATTAAAAAATCTGATTAAACATCGCATTTAAAAAAATAACCTCTGGAGAAGGGATATCACCAGAAGTTTTAATAAAGACATTGGAATAGTTAACTATTATAAAAATAAATTTATCTTTTGCCAACACTATTTCCTGTTTCTCAGAGATAGGTCAAAGTGAATTTTGTCTGTAATTTAATTCAGAATCCAAAATTGGACTGAATAAACGCCAATAAATTATATTTTTACCTCTTTTGAGGCACTAATACAGGCAGTTGACGTGCGTCAATTAAGGATTTGGCGTGTTGTCCAACAGTCACAACATTAAACTGACTGGATATAAGTTCTAAACTTTTGTTGACTATTGCCAGCTTTTTGTAAGTGGGGAGGCTCATTCCAGGGAAAAATGATAGTTCTGGCACATCCTCTTGACTTACAAAGTCTGTAGGATGGAATAGCAAAGAAGGTTGGACGTGCGTAAGTTTACACAGCCAAAGAGCAATTCGGAGGTAGAATAACGCCGCTTCCGAAGAAAATGTACTCAGATACATGATGTAACTGAAGTGAATTGGCACTTTGAAAATTGGCATGGTGGTAACGGGAATTTCAGTCAGTTTATCCTGACCCATCTTCCACTGGTAGGGTTTCAGGGGTTGCAAACCGTCCTTGAAACCGCCAAATAGGGCTTCCCGTTTCTTGCGTTCTTCCTTGCTCAGTTTACAGGTCATTAAATAATATGCTCGTGCTATGGGGCCCAAAAATGTGGGAAAAGTCGAAGCATCATACTCGTATCCCCGTCGTGCTAAAACTTTTAAGACCGCAGGAGAAAAACTGTATCCAGGCCCCCGGAAGCCGATAGGATGTTGACGGGTGACACGCTTAATATGTTCTTCAGCCAAAGCCACCTCCGCTTCAATCTCATCCTCTGAATATAGATGTAGCCAAGGATCGTGGTAGAATGAATGATTGCCAATTTCGTGACCAGCGTTAGCGATCGCTTGTAATGCCTTGGTATTCTTTTCCAAGGCTGCATCTTGACCGACAACGAAGACTGTGATTGTCAAATTCCATTGCTGAAAAATTTCTAAGAAACGAGGGACTGCAATATCTAAGTAAGAGGGAAAAGTCTCCCAACCCGGAACGCCCTGGTTTTTGAGAAAAGACCAAACATTATCCAAGTCTAAAGAAACACTTGCTATTGGTTTTTTTCCTGTCCGCTTCGTTTTCATTATGAATTTAAGTATTTGGACAATTTTAAGCGTAAATTTAAGTAAGTCTTAGGAAAATAGATTTAATAACCTGTAACTTTATTCCTTAGAAATGACTACAGTAGAATATTTGGCGTTGCACCAGCTACAGAAATTATAAATTAGGATTACCATATTTTCTGATTTTCAATTTATATCATCACTTCCAATCAAAAGCGATTGATTATATAACAATTTTTCAACATTCTAGATATTGATTTGCTGTCTTTGAGTCAAGCACATTGCAATTCCTTTTTCATAGTAAGCTGCCTCATTAATAAAAATCGGCCAAACGGTAGATATTCCTTCATAAAGAATTGTTTGATCGTCGAAAGTCAAAAATACTGGGTCTCCTGGGTTCAATGCTTGATAATCCTTGTCTTGAAGTTCTGGATGAATCATGCCAAAGATTGTACCATCCTGTTTTTTTGGATAATCCACAACTGATAAATGGTCATAGAGAATCAACGTTTCATTAGTTGATGAAATTTTACCCTGTTTAAACCTTTCTAGATAGTCGAGAAGCGCATAAACAAGTTCCTCTGTTTGTTGGAACAGCGTCGCTTTTAAGAGTCCTTGGGCAACAGGGCCAACCTCGAATGCAAAGCCTAATTCGCACAGAGAGTTTACAAATGGATTTTCTGCAATTGATTTAAAAGAGCAGCGATAAATTCTCACTAAAGGGTTAATCTGGCTCAGATAAGCAGCCAATTGTAAGTTGAAGGGATGACTATTTACTAAAATAATTGTTAGACCCATATTAGCTGTACTACTGTGCAAGTCTAAGATGAAATCTGCTTGTTTATCTCTGTTTGATGTTAGGATATCCTGAATTGATTTAGCTTGCAATTCTTCATAACTGCTCAGAGTCGGATCTTGTAAATCTTGCTTGAGAAAACAGCGATTTAAATCCTTCTCTACATATCGCCTCCCTGCGGCAAAAGCGTTAGGATTTGCTAACAGAGTAACTGTCTCAAAACTCGATCTAGTAATCAAATCGGGGAACTGGGCAAATTTTTGGATTAAATAAGCCCCGGTAAACTCATTACCATGAGTGCCACCGACAATTGCAACTCGATTAATCTGGTTCACCATTACACCAACTTCAGAATGCAGCCATCGAGGTATCAGTTATCAATGTACCTTATGAAGCATTCACTGAAACCCACATTCCGCACTTCAACTTGAAGTACAAAGAGATTACGTCAAGAGAAAAGCAAAAAAATCAGGATGATTAAGATTCGTAGTGCTGAACGAATCTACAGCATGAAAATAAATCATCAAACACAATGTATTTGATGGTTATGTAAGCACTAAAAATTTGAAGAGCAATTACTGTTTCTTCGATGTTGATAAATTTTTCTTCATTTTCCAAAAGTTGTTCACTTTAAGAAAGCAGATAATATTTTAGACAAGATGATGGCAGGCAATTCAAAATAAAATTACGTTCTAATGTTAAATTAACAATTTGGTTAACACCATTTAAAGTCAAAAGATGAATTCCTTGAAAACATTGAAACACCCATCTTAATGTCGGAGAAATCGTTAACTTACCTAGTTGATTTTTGATTCCGATTTTGATTCTTTTTAAGCTATTTCTCAGTTCCCTTTGTCCAAGATTATAAACTAACAAGCACAAAGACATTAAAAATAACATCGTCTCGATTCTTTCAGGGTTTTCTACAAATAAACTATCGGCAAAAAACAAAGGGTCTTTTAGAAATCTGAACCCTCTTTCACAAGACTGTTGATTTTTGTAATTTGTCAAAATTTCTTCTGGTTTTAACTTATCATCGTCAACTAAGTTTGTCGCTAAAATAAATCTTCCCGCTTCTTTTCTGATTCTTTCTATCTCTTCTGGCTTTTGATGCTCCACTCCTTCTATTTTGTAAATAGTCTTATTACCTTTTGATTTACTTTGAATAACCTTAACTTCTTTAATTTCAAAGAGGTTCAATTTTTTGTTTACGCTTTTTAGTTTATATCGAGCTTGTTCTGGACTTTCAAAATCTTCTTTGTTTATTTCCTTGAGCAGCTTTTCAACTTTGATTTTTTCGGTTTTCATCTTTTTTTCTAACTTCTTCAAATCACTTTCTTGTCTTTTTTGACTTTCTACTATTAGCCAATTTTGTTTGATGCCACCATAATTTACTATTTCCGATTTCCACTTGTATCCGTCTAAATTCAAGGCTGCTCTTTTTGCACTTTCTTCGGAATTTATCTCTTCTATCTCTACCGAATGAACTAATTCCTTTGCTCTTTTGATTGTCATCGGTACTCTACTTATCCATTTTAGATGTTCGATTAATTGGAGATTTTCTTGACTATACAATGCACTATCACAGACCATGATACTATCAAAGTTTATCTGCTTTTTAAACTCTCCTAATATTTTTCCAAACACGGCTTTGTCTGCTTCATTTCCATCTCCTGCTCTCATTAATAATGGTATATCTCCATCACTACTTGTTATTAAATCTAATACACATTGTTTCAAGTCTGCTCTATGGTCGCGCGAATATCCTTTGGTGATAATTATTGGTTTTTGTTTGATTATTTCTAACTCTTTCTCTTGATTATATTCATTTTTATATTCCCCATGCAGATGAAATGATGTCGCATCTAAATGAGAATATTTTGTTTCTATCTTGAATTTATTAATCACAGATAAGACAATTTCTATAAATAGGTTATTCAATCCATATTTATACAATTTATCCATAACTCTTCCCAGTTTATCATCATTCACATAATCGCTTTTTATTCCTTCTGCCAATAATAATTCGATTCCTTTGTCTTCAAAAAATTGACTAAATAAATATAAAGGTCTTGATACAAATCCTAATCCATTGAGCAGAATAGCTTTTACTAATATTCCTGATGAAATTTTTTCCCGAACATCTATTCCTAATTTGGAGTTGATTATGTCAACTATTCCTATTTCATCAATTAGTCCAGCTACTATTCCTAAGTGATCTATATTTTTAATTTTTGTTTCTGAGGTTGGAGACAATTTTTCTACCTCTAAAATATTTTAGATTTTTTTGATTGTCTCACTTTTTCGATTAGAAGCTTCTAAGTATTTTTACTCAGGTATATCCAAGGATAACTCTGTATTACTTTATGCTACTTTTGAAGTGCGGAATGTGGGCTGAAACAGTGCTGAGTGCTGAGTAAAAAAGTAATAATTGCACGGGCTAAACGCCCCGCTATTCGCGTACAGCACAGAAGGTCTGAACGCGAGTGCGTCCCGCCCCAGCTTTTAAGCCAAGGAAAAAGAAATAAATATTTATTTTGATAGCGAGTCTTGTCTGCGACACGCTCTTGCGTTCGAGCTTCGCGGAGAGTGCCATCAAGTTATAATACGCCCAAGATCAATCCCCTAGATTTATCTATGGGGTTACTCAGCACTCTTGAAATTGCCGATGCGATCGCGCTCATGTGGTTGATTAAGATAAGACATATCAGGCCCATCAGGAATAATCCCGCCTGGATTGAGTGGAAATAGGTTCCCGTAGTAGTCCCGCTTCACACTCTCGACATCGCAGGTGTCAGCTACACCTGGAAGCTGATATAAATCGCGTAAGTAAGCGCCCAGGTTGTGATAGTCTCGAATTCGCTGCCTATTGCACTTAAATAATCCGTAGTAGGCACTATCAAACCGAAATAACGTCGTGAATAAACGGACATCTGCAAGGGTGAGATTGTCCCCACACAGATATCGATTAGTCTGCAATGCTATCTCAATCTCATCAAGAGTTGCGAACAGTTCATTACAAGCTTGATTGTATGCTTCTTGGCTTTGGGCAAAGCCGCAGCGATACACACCGTTATTTACTGCGTGATAAATCTTCTCATTCCACCAGTCAATTTTCTCTTTAAGTTCTTCTGGGTAGAGATTCAGCGTGGGATTGTTGGCGAACTGGTTAAACTCAGAGTTCAGCATGACGATAATCTCTGAACTCTCATTATTAACGATCGTTTTTGTTTGGTTGTCCCATAAAATTGGAACTGTAGAGCGTCCACTATAACCCGGTTCTGCCAGCTGATAAAATTCAGCCAGTGTCCGACAATCTTCAACTTCATCGTTGAATATCCAACCACCTTCAATGGGAGAAGGAGAGACGATACATACTGATATTACCGCTTCGAGTTTTTTGAGCGATCGCACAACCAGGGTTCGATGTGCCCAAGGACAGCCCAACCCCACATAGAGTTTGTAGCGTCCTGCTGCTGCTGGGTGTAGATTCCCTTCTTCTGTACCAATGAACTTGCGAAACTGACTATTAGGACGAATGTATGCTCCCGACTGATTGCTAGGAGCAAGTTTTGACATCATTATCTGCCACATAGTCGTCCAGACAAACTTTCCCAGCCAGATAATCAGCTTAGGAGGTAGTGTCCTACCCTTTTTCTTGGGGAGATTTTTTTCGTCATCCATTGGAGTTGAGTTGCTCATGGTGACAATCTTGCTTTGGGTAGGTTTCAATGCTTAGAACCTACTCTGAGTTTTACTACATATCGCGTCCCTATTTGTCGCAGGGTAGTTAAGTTTCAATGCTTAGAACCTACTCTGAGTTTTACTACTTTACTTTACTACGCTTTGCCCGTGCTGATTGCGAAAAATTTCTCAGCTTTGAGCTAATTGTCTCAAATCTGCGATCGCTGGGATAAGGCTAATGTTCATGATTTTCGTAAGGTGTCTAAGGTTTTTCCAGAATTGCGACGAACAGTATTATAAGGTTTTAAGCTATTTTTTCTTTGCTGAGTCACCTTTTGGTTAGATTCTTGGATGTTAAATGCGCGGAAGGGTAGGTGTACAAATTTCCCAACCCCAAAAAAGTGCTTCTATGTCAAGTACAGCAAGGCTTTCAACCAATTATCTCTTGATCGTCATCCGCGCAATCTCTGAAATGCTTACAAAAATTGGGTTTCAGCCTTTAAATTTTCCTGACACTCTTTCCAAACGAATTCTCTAATGCTATGATGACCTCAGAATCGCGCAACCGCACCTTGAAAACTAAATACAGCTTAAGTTTGAGGCTTCTGATTGCAATTCATCAAAATCCCTATTAGGGATTGAAACACTTTTTTTAACATATATTTAATTAGCTATGAGTTTAAGGTATTCAGTGCAATTCATCAAAATCCCTATTAGGGATTGAAACACTTTTTTTAACTCCGTTTGACTGGCTCGTTGTTTTCTTGCAATTCATCAAAATCCCTATTAGGGATTGAAACACCGCTAACTACATTAGTGCCAGTAAGCACCGAAGCATTGCAATTCATCAAAATCCCTATTAGGGATTGAAACAAACAAAAGGCGATCGCACGGCGTAGGAAACTGAATTGCAATTCATCAAAATCCCTATTAGGGATTGAAACATTGCCTCCTGTGGCTGTAACGGGTTGCAGGGGGATTGCAATTCATCAAAATCCCTATTAGGGATTGAAACCCCAGAATGGCGTTCATCTCGCTCTATCGAAATCTATTGCAATTCATCAAAATCCCTATTAGGGATTGAAACCGATTAAATTTGCTGTGGTTTCTAGCCCTTTCTGATTGCAATTCATCAAAATCCCTATTAGGGATTGAAACGTAAACTCTCTCCTTCCCCTTCTGGGCGGGTACATTGCAATTCATCAAAATCCCTATTAGGGATTGAAACAAGTGGTCAAGACTTAACACCCTTGCAAGGATTAATTGCAATTCATCAAAATCCCTATTAGGGATTGAAACTTAGCTCACGAGTAGAAAACATCCTAACCTGGGTTAATTGCAATTCATCAAAATCCCTATTAGGGATTGAAACGATATTGAAGGGCGCAAGGCCCTAGCCGAAAAAAATTGCAATTCATCAAAATCCCTATTAGGGATTGAAACGGAAGAATTGGCGACTGACAGCGGACAGTCGCTTATTGCAATTCATCAAAATCCCTATTAGGGATTGAAACACCAAATACTGTGACATCGACGGGCAGCATATCAATTGCAATTCATCAAAATCCCTATTAGGGATTGAAACCCCGTGGCATCGCTTGGCATTGGCAGAGACGATCCAAATTGCAATTCATCAAAATCCCTATTAGGGATTGAAACCCCAATTCCGAATACTGGAATGAGCAACGCCAACATTGCAATTCATCAAAATCCCTATTAGGGATTGAAACTCTTTTTCCTGGCTTGATATTTCAGCCAACCCAAATTGCAATTCATCAAAATCCCTATTAGGGATTGAAACCTACAGTTCAGCGTTATTTCATGACTTCCGATCGCTCATTGCAATTCATCAAAATCCCTATTAGGGATTGAAACATAGAGGAGTGAGTGATGGAGCGATCGCTATCAAATTGCAATTCATCAAAATCCCTATTAGGGATTGAAACTCATGAGCGAGGGCGATCGCCTAGCTAAATCGCATTGCAATTCATCAAAATCCCTATTAGGGATTGAAACGGGAGTAGGGCGTAAGCTCAATCGCGCCAATTAACTATTGCAATTCATCAAAATCCCTATTAGGGATTGAAACTGATCGCTTTGCTCGCGATCGTCACCAACTAACCATTGCAATTCATCAAAATCCCTATTAGGGATTGAAACTCCTGCTCGTGGCTCTGGTACTATAACTGTGAAATTGCAATTCATCAAAATCCCTATTAGGGATTGAAACAGGTGTCACAAAAAACAGATGGTGCGCCACTAATAAATTGCAATTCATCAAAATCCCTATTAGGGATTGAAACGAGCTTAACAGTAAGAAAAGCCTCAATCAAGGCAGCATTGCAATTCATCAAAATCCCTATTAGGGATTGAAACTTCTTGCTCTGGAGCGTCTGACTGAAAAAATCATTGAATTGCAATTCATCAAAATCCCTATTAGGGATTGAAACTTTCTTTGGTAATCTCCTTTTCAATCTCGAATGAATTGCAATTCATCAAAATCCCTATTAGGG
This genomic interval from Nostoc sp. KVJ3 contains the following:
- a CDS encoding Hsp70 family protein codes for the protein MAIAIDFGTSNTVIARWNPVTQQPETLTLPGLSIKQSLNPPLIPSLVYVEDAAQNQVLVGQQVRDRGLDLKGETRFFRSFKRGIGADIQGYLPELDGQIVTFEQVGQWFLTKVIAELAPLQGGLDSLILTVPVDSFEAYRHWLGQVCQALPVEQVRMLDEPTAAALGYGLADQEILLVIDFGGGTLDLSLVRLDQGVQATTKPLGFILKWGNKSLAEDSKQKVKTARVLAKAGQNLGGTDIDNWLVDYFAKTQELAVSPLTTRLAERVKIQLSTQNQASEVYFDDETFESYELELNRDTFDNILKEHAFFELLDESMATLLQQAKRQGIELPDINAVLLVGGTVQLPAVQTWIKQYFEPEKIRCERPFEAIAQGALQLAQGIQIKDFLYHSYGIRYWDRRNQRHKWHSLIKAGQAYPMSQPVELVLGASLENQPSIELIMGELGAETGNTEVYFDGDRLITRRLDGNETSVKPLNDQEGARTIAQLTPTGYPGSDRIKILFQVDEQRFLRITVEDLLTNDTLLENQLVAQLS
- a CDS encoding WYL domain-containing protein, whose product is MRRLGGLNLKDEMLYPVRTQLDRVIVYTDPVEMMAKGKYQSRGTLFEKLDTLEAAIIKGQAVELYRCRNPYNPNKTRYEQVYPLQLIYADIAWYLLLEDYNNGHLLVSRIDRFSDHFNVLDSKGRGLDSQWKSLHIAHRLLKAGCGLKLGLREEQQKEIRGELELVEVKVRFFSEVMGFIQEGEKRHLHQEIKLGPKGKDGKPTYVDYIVKLPERSLEEFCRWVYRFMGNAQFICPQYLAEQHQKFARALIDRYSSKAT
- a CDS encoding polysaccharide deacetylase family protein: MKTKRTGKKPIASVSLDLDNVWSFLKNQGVPGWETFPSYLDIAVPRFLEIFQQWNLTITVFVVGQDAALEKNTKALQAIANAGHEIGNHSFYHDPWLHLYSEDEIEAEVALAEEHIKRVTRQHPIGFRGPGYSFSPAVLKVLARRGYEYDASTFPTFLGPIARAYYLMTCKLSKEERKKREALFGGFKDGLQPLKPYQWKMGQDKLTEIPVTTMPIFKVPIHFSYIMYLSTFSSEAALFYLRIALWLCKLTHVQPSLLFHPTDFVSQEDVPELSFFPGMSLPTYKKLAIVNKSLELISSQFNVVTVGQHAKSLIDARQLPVLVPQKR
- a CDS encoding aspartoacylase, yielding MNQINRVAIVGGTHGNEFTGAYLIQKFAQFPDLITRSSFETVTLLANPNAFAAGRRYVEKDLNRCFLKQDLQDPTLSSYEELQAKSIQDILTSNRDKQADFILDLHSSTANMGLTIILVNSHPFNLQLAAYLSQINPLVRIYRCSFKSIAENPFVNSLCELGFAFEVGPVAQGLLKATLFQQTEELVYALLDYLERFKQGKISSTNETLILYDHLSVVDYPKKQDGTIFGMIHPELQDKDYQALNPGDPVFLTFDDQTILYEGISTVWPIFINEAAYYEKGIAMCLTQRQQINI
- a CDS encoding IS1634 family transposase; its protein translation is MSPTSETKIKNIDHLGIVAGLIDEIGIVDIINSKLGIDVREKISSGILVKAILLNGLGFVSRPLYLFSQFFEDKGIELLLAEGIKSDYVNDDKLGRVMDKLYKYGLNNLFIEIVLSVINKFKIETKYSHLDATSFHLHGEYKNEYNQEKELEIIKQKPIIITKGYSRDHRADLKQCVLDLITSSDGDIPLLMRAGDGNEADKAVFGKILGEFKKQINFDSIMVCDSALYSQENLQLIEHLKWISRVPMTIKRAKELVHSVEIEEINSEESAKRAALNLDGYKWKSEIVNYGGIKQNWLIVESQKRQESDLKKLEKKMKTEKIKVEKLLKEINKEDFESPEQARYKLKSVNKKLNLFEIKEVKVIQSKSKGNKTIYKIEGVEHQKPEEIERIRKEAGRFILATNLVDDDKLKPEEILTNYKNQQSCERGFRFLKDPLFFADSLFVENPERIETMLFLMSLCLLVYNLGQRELRNSLKRIKIGIKNQLGKLTISPTLRWVFQCFQGIHLLTLNGVNQIVNLTLERNFILNCLPSSCLKYYLLS